A part of Homoserinibacter sp. YIM 151385 genomic DNA contains:
- a CDS encoding ECF transporter S component, whose translation MPAAPARPRTRSSSRLLLVCAALGAAGALLAIGLSWASIVAAPTALFFYAATTGVYAISALVAQRLLQAPGAGLLTALVTGLVSAPFAFGGFAHLPLFLAVGAAIEIPFALTRWRVWTGWWFWIAHPLGLLAMSALAFAALDAGRVHLWVYLVMWAIAILTAAAVTGAAQWIAWQLRRAGLGAVRKGRA comes from the coding sequence ATGCCCGCCGCGCCCGCACGACCGAGGACGAGGTCCTCCTCGCGGCTCCTCCTCGTGTGCGCCGCGCTCGGCGCCGCCGGCGCGCTGCTCGCGATCGGGCTGAGCTGGGCGAGCATCGTCGCCGCCCCCACCGCCCTCTTCTTCTACGCCGCGACGACCGGCGTCTACGCCATCTCGGCGCTCGTCGCGCAGCGGCTCCTGCAGGCGCCCGGCGCCGGCCTCCTCACCGCACTCGTCACGGGACTCGTGAGCGCGCCCTTCGCCTTCGGCGGCTTCGCCCACCTCCCCCTGTTCCTCGCCGTCGGCGCCGCGATCGAGATCCCCTTCGCGCTCACCCGCTGGCGGGTCTGGACGGGCTGGTGGTTCTGGATCGCGCACCCCCTCGGCCTCCTCGCCATGAGCGCGCTCGCCTTCGCCGCGCTCGACGCGGGCCGCGTCCACCTCTGGGTCTACCTCGTCATGTGGGCCATCGCGATCCTCACCGCCGCCGCCGTCACGGGCGCCGCGCAGTGGATCGCGTGGCAGCTCCGCCGGGCCGGGCTCGGCGCCGTCCGGAAGGGCCGCGCATGA
- a CDS encoding EamA family transporter produces the protein MIAVVVGLASALVYGAGDFVGGIASRRILPVRVVALSAATGIVLLVPLALLIPARWSEEAIVWGALSGVANAGGLLLLYAALAIGPMSVLSPITAVLAAIVPVGVSLVLGDALSPLAAGAIGMALVAVVLVSLVRGPEGDRVGAAPGAAGEAGPARAARVSPRGLAYAIGSGVLIGVIIVLLDQAPHDSGVVPLLLNRSASCLVISTIVVVLALVARRRGVPLSAGWRAGILVAPICGVLDVIANSLILTSLRLGELAVTSVLAALYPVGTIALAAVVLRERVSPVQWCGIGLAIIAAALLAVA, from the coding sequence GTGATCGCTGTCGTCGTGGGGCTCGCGAGCGCCCTCGTCTACGGCGCCGGTGACTTCGTGGGCGGCATCGCATCCCGACGCATCCTGCCCGTGCGGGTGGTCGCGCTGTCGGCGGCGACGGGCATCGTGCTCCTCGTGCCGCTCGCGCTGCTGATCCCGGCCCGCTGGTCCGAGGAGGCGATCGTCTGGGGCGCGCTGAGCGGCGTCGCGAACGCGGGCGGACTGCTCCTCCTCTATGCGGCGCTCGCGATCGGGCCGATGAGCGTGCTCTCGCCGATCACGGCGGTGCTCGCCGCGATCGTGCCGGTGGGGGTGAGCCTCGTGCTCGGCGACGCACTCTCGCCGCTCGCGGCGGGCGCGATCGGGATGGCGCTCGTCGCGGTCGTGCTCGTGAGCCTCGTTCGCGGGCCGGAGGGCGACCGGGTGGGCGCGGCGCCGGGTGCCGCGGGGGAGGCCGGGCCGGCTCGCGCGGCCCGCGTCAGCCCCCGGGGCCTCGCCTACGCGATCGGCTCGGGCGTGCTCATCGGCGTCATCATCGTGCTCCTCGACCAGGCACCGCACGACTCCGGCGTCGTGCCGCTGCTCCTCAACCGCTCGGCGAGCTGCCTCGTGATCTCGACGATCGTCGTCGTGCTCGCGCTCGTCGCGCGCCGCCGTGGCGTGCCGCTCTCCGCCGGCTGGCGGGCCGGCATCCTCGTCGCCCCCATCTGCGGCGTGCTCGACGTCATCGCGAACTCGCTCATCCTCACCTCCCTGCGGCTCGGCGAGCTCGCCGTGACGAGCGTGCTCGCGGCCCTCTACCCGGTCGGCACGATCGCGCTCGCGGCCGTCGTGCTCCGCGAGCGGGTCTCGCCGGTGCAGTGGTGCGGGATCGGGCTCGCGATCATCGCGGCGGCGCTGCTCGCGGTGGCCTAG
- a CDS encoding ABC transporter ATP-binding protein, with protein MSTPAPLRLEGVRIRHEDGGPATPDGVDLVVRPGEAVLLLGPSGSGKSTLALALDGLIPHAVPASLEGRILVAGLDTAEHEVGELAAHVAMVFQDPDAQIVTGTLLDEVCFGPENLLVPAAEVLERAERALRTVGLWERRLENPDRLSGGGRQRLAIACALALEAPVIVLDEPTANLDPVGIDEVYTALRGVVAGGERAIVLVEHNLDAAMELIDRVLVLDADGRSVLDGPAALLRTEAERLLELGVWLPVATLAALRLREAGVRLEPLPLTPAELAAGLDAVHELPPLPLVEARATASQAPRPAEVAVAGLTIERGGRRLLDGIALEVPAGELLAIVGENGAGKTTLLQAIAGVVPPPRGRIRTAGLDPARADPRELAAHVGFVFQNPEHQFIRATVAEELAHALELQRRDPAEIAERVEGMLRRFGLAAHRERHPFLLSGGQKRRLSVGTALIAGARVLALDEPTFGQDRERAAELLDLLDELRGEGTTILVVTHDMQLVADHATRIAALRAGRVVAEGDAAAVLAGAALEEAGLRHPPLGRAMRGLARHATWRGISRLAELPGAPGAPGAPGASGARG; from the coding sequence ATGAGCACCCCGGCGCCCCTCCGACTCGAGGGCGTGCGCATCCGCCACGAGGACGGCGGCCCCGCGACGCCCGACGGCGTCGACCTCGTCGTCCGGCCGGGCGAGGCGGTGCTGCTGCTCGGCCCGAGCGGCTCGGGCAAGTCGACCCTCGCGCTCGCGCTCGACGGCCTCATCCCGCACGCCGTCCCGGCATCCCTCGAGGGGCGCATCCTCGTCGCGGGGCTCGACACGGCGGAGCACGAGGTCGGCGAGCTCGCGGCGCACGTCGCGATGGTGTTCCAGGACCCGGACGCGCAGATCGTCACCGGCACCCTCCTCGACGAGGTCTGCTTCGGGCCCGAGAACCTGCTCGTGCCGGCGGCGGAGGTGCTCGAGCGGGCGGAGCGCGCCCTGCGCACGGTCGGGCTGTGGGAGCGCCGACTCGAGAACCCCGACCGTCTCTCCGGGGGCGGACGCCAGCGCCTCGCGATCGCCTGCGCGCTCGCGCTCGAGGCGCCCGTCATCGTGCTCGACGAGCCCACCGCGAACCTGGACCCCGTCGGCATCGACGAGGTCTACACGGCACTGCGGGGCGTCGTCGCGGGCGGCGAGCGGGCGATCGTCCTCGTCGAGCACAACCTCGACGCGGCGATGGAGCTCATCGACCGGGTGCTCGTGCTGGATGCCGACGGCCGCTCCGTCCTGGACGGTCCGGCCGCGCTCCTGCGCACCGAGGCGGAGCGGCTGCTCGAGCTCGGGGTGTGGCTGCCGGTCGCGACCCTCGCGGCGCTCCGGCTGCGCGAGGCGGGTGTGCGGCTCGAGCCGCTGCCGCTGACGCCGGCGGAGCTCGCGGCGGGGCTGGATGCGGTACACGAGCTGCCGCCCCTGCCGCTCGTCGAGGCGCGCGCGACGGCGTCGCAGGCGCCTCGGCCGGCGGAGGTGGCGGTCGCCGGCCTCACGATCGAGCGGGGCGGCCGGCGCCTCCTCGACGGCATCGCCCTTGAGGTGCCGGCCGGCGAGCTGCTCGCGATCGTCGGCGAGAACGGCGCCGGCAAGACGACGCTGCTGCAGGCGATCGCCGGCGTCGTCCCGCCGCCGCGGGGCCGCATCCGGACCGCCGGGCTCGACCCGGCGCGCGCCGACCCGCGCGAGCTCGCCGCCCACGTCGGCTTCGTGTTCCAGAACCCGGAGCACCAGTTCATCCGCGCGACCGTCGCCGAGGAGCTCGCGCACGCGCTCGAGCTCCAGCGCCGCGACCCCGCCGAGATCGCCGAGCGCGTCGAGGGGATGCTGCGCCGCTTCGGCCTCGCCGCCCACCGCGAGCGGCACCCCTTCCTCCTCTCCGGCGGGCAGAAGCGCCGCCTCTCCGTCGGCACCGCGCTCATCGCCGGCGCCCGCGTGCTCGCCCTCGACGAGCCCACCTTCGGCCAGGACCGCGAGCGCGCCGCCGAGCTGCTCGACCTGCTCGACGAGCTCCGGGGCGAGGGCACCACGATCCTCGTCGTCACCCACGACATGCAGCTCGTCGCCGATCACGCGACCCGCATCGCGGCACTCCGCGCCGGCCGTGTCGTCGCCGAGGGGGATGCCGCGGCCGTCCTCGCGGGCGCCGCGCTCGAGGAGGCCGGCCTCCGCCATCCGCCCCTCGGCCGCGCCATGCGGGGCCTCGCGCGGCACGCGACGTGGCGGGGCATCTCGCGACTCGCGGAGCTGCCCGGGGCGCCCGGCGCGCCCGGCGCGCCCGGCGCCTCGGGAGCCCGCGGATGA
- a CDS encoding ExeM/NucH family extracellular endonuclease, whose translation MSEPTPAAAASTRRGGFRRVALAVAAACALAVAPLAVPAASAATVTHTIAQVQGPGATTPLNGQTVTVQGIVTAVYPAPSGYNGFFLQTQGSGGGKTARTGASDGLFVFTGSGAFPGVKIGDKATVTGRAGEYQGQTQVTATAAGSVEVVDSGYKLPKVTSLPDTVLGDARESYEGMLVKPSGTYVLGSTHQAYNFGSLWLSAGGELVQATDQVDAGPEAAAIAAENKAKRLLVDDGYSIQVTNGAHPGTQPYLTKETVVRNGDVFVPSKKPMVLGYGFDDWRLQPQIALNDASKPAYKPSFEPANPRPEAAPEVGGDVQFAAFNVFNYFTTFGGDARGAADAEAFAIQKSKIVRAVNGLDADVVALQEIENSVKLGEELDEALADLVAGLNAEAGEGAWDFVPTPAELDDAAITDFITNAIIYKPAAVTPVGDSFTQIDEDVWDIAREPIAQTFEVARGTNVTVVANHFKSKSGSGTQPADGQGFFNAERVEQAEAVAGLVEDIRADDEKGPHVLLLGDFNAYGQEDPIQALTGAGLVDLVPAKAEGQHTYSFDGQLGSLDHAIATPELAEQVAGVGVWGINAAEWSDRGYGFGAAEAGTPYRSSDHDPILVGVSAEDAPAQPVDIDILSFNDFHGRIEAAPPAAGAAVLGGLARDLRAANPNTLVVSAGDSVGASTFTSFIQQDQPTIDALNAIGLDATALGNHEFDQGRDDVDDRLIPESDFPYLGANVYDRETGEPAFDEYAIEERDGVRVGFIGAITEDMPGLVSPDGIATLEFRSIVDEVSRVAEDLRDGEEANGEADVLVLLVHEGAGDATIESATGDTPFGEIVNGLAGEVDAIVSAHTHQQYVHEIPVPGSDRTMPVIQSGQYGEAYGLLSMTVDPDSGELLEIGAEIAPLVGAAEPDPAIAEIVADAVAVAEVEGAVSLGSITGDITRGQQAAGGENRGAESTLGNLIADVQLEQTQDLGTQVAIMNPGGIRADLNYASTGPNDPDGNVTYREAAVVQPFANTLVTLDLTGAQLEQVLEEQWQPAGLSRPFLKLGLSEGLTYTYDPDAAAGERITAVYLDGERVTAEQTIKVVTNSFLGGGGDQFFTFAEGTNRADSGRIDLQAFVDYFSANSPVSPDLGNRSLGVTASAPADEAGYAPGEEVSLDLSSLLFSKGGPTSGEATVSAGEEVLGSAPIAFAITDAYDEQGAATVSFTVPEDAAAGELLLTIGGPEGTAVPYAITVAEQDGGPVEPVEPVSTWTSASASKFITFDGTVDYRVRVTADDGSAPVGELVIRDGAKVVETIQLDEGDAGKATAKLAKLTRGIHLLTATFEGEGFEQSVSWPSILLAL comes from the coding sequence TTGTCCGAGCCCACTCCCGCCGCTGCGGCGTCCACGAGGCGAGGCGGCTTCCGCCGGGTCGCGCTCGCGGTCGCCGCCGCCTGCGCCCTCGCCGTCGCCCCGCTGGCCGTTCCCGCGGCGAGCGCGGCGACCGTCACCCACACCATCGCCCAGGTCCAGGGCCCCGGGGCGACGACGCCCCTGAACGGCCAGACGGTCACGGTGCAGGGCATCGTCACCGCCGTGTACCCGGCGCCGAGCGGCTACAACGGCTTCTTCCTCCAGACGCAGGGCTCCGGCGGCGGCAAGACGGCGCGCACGGGCGCTTCCGACGGCCTCTTCGTCTTCACCGGCTCGGGCGCCTTCCCCGGCGTGAAGATCGGCGACAAGGCCACCGTCACCGGCCGCGCGGGCGAGTACCAGGGCCAGACGCAGGTGACCGCGACCGCCGCCGGCAGCGTCGAGGTCGTCGACTCGGGCTACAAGCTCCCCAAGGTCACAAGCCTCCCCGACACCGTCCTCGGCGACGCGCGCGAGTCCTACGAGGGCATGCTCGTGAAGCCGAGCGGCACCTACGTGCTCGGCTCGACCCACCAGGCCTACAACTTCGGCTCCCTCTGGCTCAGCGCCGGCGGCGAGCTCGTCCAGGCGACCGATCAGGTCGATGCCGGCCCCGAGGCCGCCGCGATCGCCGCCGAGAACAAGGCCAAGCGCCTCCTCGTCGACGACGGCTACAGCATCCAGGTCACGAACGGCGCCCACCCGGGCACGCAGCCGTACCTGACGAAGGAGACGGTGGTCCGGAACGGCGACGTCTTCGTGCCCTCGAAGAAGCCCATGGTGCTCGGCTACGGCTTCGACGACTGGCGGCTCCAGCCGCAGATCGCGCTGAACGACGCCTCGAAGCCCGCGTACAAGCCCTCCTTCGAGCCCGCGAACCCGCGGCCCGAGGCGGCGCCCGAGGTCGGCGGCGACGTGCAGTTCGCGGCCTTCAACGTGTTCAACTACTTCACGACCTTCGGCGGCGACGCGCGCGGCGCGGCCGACGCGGAGGCCTTCGCGATCCAGAAGTCGAAGATCGTGCGCGCCGTGAACGGGCTGGATGCCGACGTCGTCGCGCTCCAGGAGATCGAGAACTCGGTGAAGCTCGGCGAGGAGCTCGACGAGGCGCTCGCCGACCTCGTCGCGGGGCTCAACGCCGAGGCCGGCGAGGGGGCCTGGGACTTCGTGCCCACCCCGGCCGAGCTCGACGACGCCGCGATCACCGACTTCATCACGAACGCGATCATCTACAAGCCCGCCGCGGTCACGCCCGTCGGCGACAGCTTCACGCAGATCGACGAGGACGTCTGGGACATCGCGCGCGAGCCGATCGCCCAGACCTTCGAGGTCGCGCGCGGGACGAACGTGACCGTCGTCGCGAACCACTTCAAGTCGAAGAGCGGCTCGGGCACGCAGCCCGCCGACGGCCAGGGCTTCTTCAACGCGGAGCGCGTCGAGCAGGCGGAGGCCGTGGCCGGCCTCGTCGAGGACATCCGGGCCGACGACGAGAAGGGCCCGCACGTCCTCCTCCTCGGCGACTTCAACGCCTACGGCCAGGAGGACCCGATCCAGGCGCTCACCGGCGCCGGGCTCGTCGACCTCGTGCCGGCGAAGGCGGAGGGCCAGCACACCTACAGCTTCGACGGGCAGCTCGGCTCCCTCGACCACGCGATCGCGACCCCCGAGCTCGCGGAGCAGGTCGCCGGCGTCGGCGTCTGGGGCATCAACGCCGCCGAGTGGAGCGATCGCGGCTACGGGTTCGGCGCCGCCGAGGCGGGCACCCCGTACCGCTCGAGCGACCACGACCCGATCCTCGTCGGCGTCTCGGCCGAGGACGCGCCCGCGCAGCCGGTCGACATCGACATCCTGAGCTTCAACGACTTCCACGGCCGCATCGAGGCGGCGCCGCCCGCGGCGGGTGCCGCCGTGCTCGGCGGGCTCGCGCGCGACCTGCGCGCGGCGAACCCGAACACGCTCGTCGTCTCCGCGGGCGACAGCGTCGGGGCCTCGACCTTCACCTCCTTCATCCAGCAGGACCAGCCGACGATCGACGCGCTCAACGCGATCGGCCTCGACGCCACCGCGCTCGGCAACCACGAGTTCGACCAGGGCCGCGATGACGTCGACGACCGCCTCATCCCCGAGTCCGACTTCCCCTACCTCGGCGCCAACGTCTACGACCGCGAGACCGGCGAGCCGGCCTTCGACGAGTACGCGATCGAGGAGCGGGACGGCGTGCGCGTCGGCTTCATCGGCGCCATCACGGAGGACATGCCGGGCCTCGTCTCGCCCGACGGCATCGCGACGCTCGAGTTCCGCTCGATCGTCGACGAGGTCTCCCGCGTCGCGGAGGACCTCCGCGACGGCGAGGAGGCGAACGGCGAGGCGGACGTGCTCGTGCTCCTGGTCCACGAGGGCGCGGGCGACGCGACCATCGAGTCGGCGACCGGCGACACCCCCTTCGGCGAGATCGTGAACGGGCTCGCGGGCGAGGTCGACGCGATCGTCTCGGCGCACACGCACCAGCAGTACGTGCACGAGATCCCCGTCCCCGGCAGCGACCGCACCATGCCGGTCATCCAGTCGGGCCAGTACGGCGAGGCCTACGGGCTCCTCTCGATGACCGTCGACCCCGACTCGGGCGAGCTGCTCGAGATCGGCGCCGAGATCGCGCCGCTCGTCGGCGCGGCCGAGCCGGACCCGGCGATCGCCGAGATCGTGGCGGATGCCGTCGCGGTCGCAGAGGTCGAGGGCGCCGTCTCGCTCGGCTCCATCACGGGCGACATCACCCGCGGCCAGCAGGCGGCGGGCGGCGAGAACCGCGGGGCCGAGTCGACCCTCGGCAACCTCATCGCCGACGTGCAGCTCGAGCAGACGCAGGACCTCGGGACGCAGGTCGCGATCATGAACCCGGGCGGCATCCGCGCGGATCTGAACTACGCCTCGACCGGGCCGAACGACCCGGACGGCAACGTCACCTACCGCGAGGCCGCCGTCGTGCAGCCCTTCGCGAACACGCTCGTGACCCTCGACCTGACGGGCGCGCAGCTCGAGCAGGTGCTCGAGGAGCAGTGGCAGCCCGCGGGCCTGTCGCGGCCGTTCCTCAAGCTCGGGCTCTCCGAGGGACTCACCTACACCTACGACCCGGATGCGGCGGCGGGCGAGCGGATCACCGCCGTCTACCTCGACGGGGAGCGGGTCACGGCGGAGCAGACGATCAAGGTCGTCACGAACTCCTTCCTCGGCGGCGGCGGCGACCAGTTCTTCACCTTCGCCGAGGGGACGAATCGCGCCGACTCCGGCCGGATCGACCTCCAGGCCTTCGTGGACTACTTCTCGGCCAACAGCCCCGTCTCGCCCGACCTCGGCAACCGCTCGCTCGGCGTGACGGCATCCGCCCCCGCCGACGAGGCGGGCTACGCGCCGGGCGAGGAGGTCTCGCTCGACCTCAGCTCGCTGCTCTTCTCGAAGGGCGGCCCGACCTCGGGCGAGGCGACCGTCTCGGCGGGCGAGGAGGTGCTGGGCTCCGCGCCCATCGCCTTCGCGATCACCGACGCCTACGACGAGCAGGGTGCGGCGACCGTGAGCTTCACGGTGCCCGAGGATGCGGCGGCGGGCGAGCTGCTGCTGACGATCGGCGGCCCGGAAGGCACCGCGGTGCCCTACGCGATCACGGTCGCGGAGCAGGACGGCGGCCCGGTCGAGCCGGTCGAGCCGGTCTCCACCTGGACCTCGGCCTCCGCGTCGAAGTTCATCACCTTCGACGGGACGGTCGACTACCGCGTCCGGGTCACGGCGGACGACGGCTCGGCCCCCGTGGGCGAGCTCGTGATCCGCGACGGCGCGAAGGTCGTCGAGACGATCCAGCTCGACGAGGGCGACGCGGGGAAGGCCACGGCGAAGCTCGCGAAGCTCACGCGCGGCATCCACCTCCTCACCGCCACCTTCGAGGGCGAGGGCTTCGAGCAGTCCGTCTCCTGGCCCTCGATCCTGCTCGCCCTCTAG